A window of the Radiobacillus deserti genome harbors these coding sequences:
- a CDS encoding YgaP family membrane protein, translated as MQQNVGNVDAYVRLTCGFTMLSYATARMIKNQNKEGALIIAGLAAMKIAEGISRYCPMIDYVNRVVVSKSIQRKMDEVPTE; from the coding sequence TTGCAACAAAATGTTGGAAATGTTGATGCTTATGTCCGTCTGACTTGTGGGTTTACTATGTTAAGCTATGCGACTGCACGTATGATTAAAAACCAAAATAAAGAAGGGGCTTTAATCATCGCTGGTTTAGCTGCAATGAAAATCGCAGAAGGGATTTCTCGCTATTGTCCGATGATTGATTATGTGAACCGAGTAGTGGTTTCCAAAAGCATTCAACGGAAAATGGATGAGGTTCCTACGGAGTAA
- the purD gene encoding phosphoribosylamine--glycine ligase yields the protein MKVLVIGSGGREHSLVQKLNKSSRVERVYAAPGNGGIEREAICVPIKETQINDLVQFAKEEQITWTIVGPEVPLLAGIVNAFHEAGLQAFGPTKEAALIEGSKDFAKAFMEKYEIPTADYQTFTDVEEAKVYIQQKGAPIVIKADGLAAGKGVIVAMNREEAIAAVEHMLVDNQFGDAGSKVVIEEFLDGKEFSLMAFVHGEHVYPLIPARDHKRAFDGDEGPNTGGMGAFAPIPDLDSSQVDLAIKTILKPAAKGLVQEGRSFTGILYAGLIKTSEGPKVIEFNARFGDPETQVVLPLLENDLIQVIEDVTSEKDPNLTWADGFCLGTVVASQGYPGSYEKGKQLPEFQTDESDCFVVHAGTKLVNGSFVSNGGRVLLVGSVAPSLKDAQQNNQRLLQAFNNNEDFFYRTDIGFPKS from the coding sequence TTGAAAGTACTAGTGATTGGTAGTGGTGGTCGAGAGCATAGCTTGGTACAAAAGCTGAACAAAAGTAGCCGTGTCGAGAGGGTATATGCTGCACCAGGTAATGGTGGAATCGAAAGAGAGGCGATTTGTGTTCCTATAAAAGAAACACAAATAAACGACCTCGTTCAATTTGCGAAAGAGGAACAAATCACTTGGACAATTGTCGGCCCTGAGGTACCTCTTTTAGCAGGCATCGTCAATGCATTTCATGAAGCTGGCTTACAGGCGTTTGGACCGACAAAAGAAGCGGCTCTAATCGAAGGTAGTAAAGACTTTGCGAAAGCATTCATGGAAAAATATGAGATACCTACAGCGGACTATCAGACGTTCACCGATGTTGAAGAAGCTAAAGTATATATCCAGCAAAAAGGTGCTCCTATCGTCATAAAGGCCGACGGATTGGCCGCCGGAAAAGGCGTTATCGTAGCGATGAACAGAGAAGAAGCGATTGCTGCTGTCGAGCATATGCTAGTGGATAATCAGTTTGGAGATGCCGGAAGTAAAGTAGTAATTGAGGAATTTTTGGATGGCAAGGAATTTTCTCTGATGGCTTTCGTCCATGGGGAGCATGTTTACCCATTAATTCCTGCACGGGACCATAAACGAGCATTTGACGGGGATGAAGGTCCGAATACGGGTGGGATGGGGGCTTTTGCTCCTATTCCAGATTTAGACTCCTCACAAGTGGATTTAGCAATAAAGACCATTTTAAAACCAGCAGCAAAAGGACTGGTTCAAGAAGGGCGAAGCTTTACCGGGATTCTGTATGCTGGGTTAATTAAAACATCAGAAGGACCGAAAGTGATTGAATTTAATGCGAGGTTTGGCGATCCAGAGACACAGGTTGTACTTCCATTACTAGAGAATGATTTAATTCAAGTAATCGAGGATGTTACATCTGAGAAAGATCCTAACCTAACGTGGGCAGATGGATTTTGTCTTGGAACGGTTGTAGCATCGCAAGGCTATCCAGGTTCCTATGAGAAGGGAAAGCAACTGCCGGAATTCCAAACCGATGAATCTGATTGCTTTGTTGTTCATGCTGGGACAAAGCTGGTGAATGGAAGCTTCGTTTCTAATGGGGGAAGAGTTTTGTTAGTCGGATCGGTTGCTCCTTCTCTTAAGGATGCGCAGCAAAATAATCAAAGGCTGTTACAAGCATTTAACAACAATGAGGACTTTTTCTACCGAACAGACATCGGTTTTCCGAAATCTTAA